From a single Miscanthus floridulus cultivar M001 chromosome 8, ASM1932011v1, whole genome shotgun sequence genomic region:
- the LOC136472457 gene encoding uncharacterized protein: MFPVAYGVFGSETKENWEWFMKMLHKAIGSPNGLVISTDAGKGIDKAVTKVLSNGVEHRECMRHLVKNFQKRFRGEVFERNLWPASRCYRQTTHDRHWNEMHKACPKATRWLQDNHKQLWARCKFSIASKCDYVTNNIVETFNSWIREEKSLPVVELMDKIRQLIMERFCTRMQLLSKFSAFKILPAVMKELHNKSRNLKYNIHKSGPMVGEVGGVNKDLVPWRFIVDLDKRECTYRGWQLTGLPCVHALAFIGTRRVDLEDYVDHYYSVDMFKAAYATPMPPMPSKDEWEKLNLGFNLLPPKCNRATGRPRKRRIVGVEEGGSNSKGRRRCKRCGGFGHLQKTYNETVADPDAPPSAPPKKKRRTYKPKVVEIIETIEEPAKKKRKASTKGKQTSKKKKTTPTEPTPPEQSV; the protein is encoded by the exons ATGTTCCCAGTGGCCTATGGAGTATTTGGCAGTGAGACCAAGGAGAATTGGGAATGGTTCATGAAGATGCTGCACAAGGCTATTGGTTCCCCAAATGGTCTTGTTATTTCAACTGATGCAG GCAAAGGAATAGACAAGGCTGTTACCAAAGTTCTCAGTAATGGGGTGGAGCACAGAGAATGCATGAGGCATTTAGTCAAGAATTTCCAGAAGAGGTTTAGGGGAGAAGTGTTTGAGAGGAACTTATGGCCTGCATCAAGGTGCTATAGACAGACAACCCATGATAGGCACTGGAATGAGATGCATAAGGCATGCCCCAAGGCAACTAGGTGGCTGCAGGACAATCACAAGCAGCTATGGGCAAGGTGTAAGTTTAGCATAGCAAGCAAATGTGACTATGTCACAAACAACATAGTAGAGACTTTCAACAGTTGGATCAGGGAAGAGAAGTCATTACCTGTtgtagagctaatggacaagataAGGCAGTTGATCATGGAGAGATTTTGCACCAGGATGCAACTACTGTCCAAGTTTTCTGCCTTCAAGATTCTGCCAGCTGTCATGAAGGAGCTGCACAACAAAAGCAGAAATCTAAAGTACAACATTCACAAGAGTGGCCCAATGGTTGGTGAAGTTGGAGGAGTCAACAAGGACCTGGTCCCTTGGAGGTTCATTGTTGATCTAGACAAGAGAGAGTGCACCTATAGAGGTTGGCAGTTAACTGGTCTACCATGTGTTCATGCCCTAGCTTTCATTGGCACCAGAAGGGTAGACTTAGAGGACTATGTTGACCACTACTATTCTGTAGACATGTTCAAAGCAGCCTATGCAACTCCAATGCCTCCAATGCCAAGCAAGGATGAATGGGAAAAGCTAAACCTTGGCTTCAACCTCCTTCCTCCTAAATGCAACAGAGCAACAGGAAGGCCAAGGAAGAGAAGGATAGTTGGAGTTGAAGAAGGTGGGTCCAACAGCAAGGGCAGGAGAAGGTGTAAAAGGTGTGGTGGATTTGGACACCTGCAGAAAACCTACAATGAAACTGTTGCAGACCCTGATGCACCACCATCTGCACCtccaaagaagaagagaaggacttatAAGCCAAAGGTTGTTGAGATCATAGAAACAATAGAAGAGCCAGCCAAGAAGAAGAGAAAGGCCTCCACCAAGGGGAAACAaaccagcaagaagaagaagacaactcCAACTGAGCCTACACCTCCTGAGCAATCAGTGTA G